A section of the Vespa velutina chromosome 6, iVesVel2.1, whole genome shotgun sequence genome encodes:
- the LOC124950028 gene encoding uncharacterized protein LOC124950028 isoform X2 produces the protein MRGSSSDLLLEASCGHCHCHCQCQCQNDYHHHHRRYYGQQSLGSSSVGGDIGDGGGGGGESGSDRHHHHYHHHHHHHRQERYKKKNEARESKERELRRRKLLELGFGAARRRPPRRTCRQRLNFYATSALAFVATSGGAALLFLVPLYVDPAISTLAADFSPEPVICTTSRREELWGLFNCTWSSCREGCTSDVYRCTHIYVTYSPWNNDSMKNDTGTTSGTTTTTTTTTTTTTAATPAPTSGDIEAVLLVNIKGCGYPPVVDCENFTRDMGYEGAKFPCYYSRVNGSIVMASYNREAHVATIIHLFAAPLVVTLATSVALCVMHCDCRCTPPPRHPPRGMRMHRANDLSDHSISNRVDRRGYPMHCECECGEVTRPL, from the exons ATGCGTGGAAGCAGCTCGGATCTTCTGTTGGAGGCGAGCTGCGGGCACTGTCACTGTCATTGTCAGTGCCAGTGCCAGAAcgattatcatcatcatcatcgtcgttattACGGACAACAGAGCCTCGGAAGCTCGAGCGTAGGAGGCGATATTGGAGacggaggtggaggtggaggagaaagTGGTAGCGATcgccatcaccaccactatcatcaccatcatcatcatcatcgtcaagAACGatacaagaagaaaaacgaggcACGTGAGTCAAAGGAACGAGAATTACGTCGTCGCAAACTGTTGGAGTTAGGATTTGGCGCTGCGAGGCGCCGACCGCCACGGCGTACCTGCCGTCAGCGGCTAAACTTTTACGCGACCTCGGCGTTGGCCTTCGTCGCGACCTCAGGCGGCGCCGCCCTCCTCTTCCTGGTACCGCTTTACGTTGATCCAGCGATCAGTACATTAGCCGCCGATTTCTCACCGGAACCGGTTATCTGCACGACCTCCAGACGAGAGGAACTTTGGGGTCTTTTCAATTGCACTTGGAGTTCTTGCCGGGAGGGATGTACCAGTGACGTTTACAggtgtacacatatatacgtcaCATATTCACCTTGGAACAACGATAGTATGAAAAACGATACGGGAACAACTAGTGGCACTACTacgactactactacaacCACAACTACGACCACCGCTGCTACTCCTG CACCAACGAGTGGCGACATCGAGGCGGTACTTCTTGTTAACATCAAGGGCTGCGGTTATCCACCGGTCGTAGATTGTGAGAATTTTACTCGTGACATGGGTTACGAGGGTGCAAAGTTTCCGTGTTACTACAGTCGCGTTAATGGCAGCATCGTGATGGCATCTTATAATAGGGAGGCGCATGTAGCTACGATCATTCATCTCTTCGCGGCACCCTTGGTTGTAACTCTTGCAACTAGCGTCGCCCTTTGCGTCATGCATTGTGACTGCAGGTGCACGCCACCCCCGCGACATCCGCCGCGTGGTATGAGAATGCACAGAGCTAACGATCTCAG
- the LOC124950028 gene encoding uncharacterized protein LOC124950028 isoform X3, which translates to MRGSSSDLLLEASCGHCHCHCQCQCQNDYHHHHRRYYGQQSLGSSSVGGDIGDGGGGGGESGSDRHHHHYHHHHHHHRQERYKKKNEARESKERELRRRKLLELGFGAARRRPPRRTCRQRLNFYATSALAFVATSGGAALLFLVPLYVDPAISTLAADFSPEPVICTTSRREELWGLFNCTWSSCREGCTSDVYRCTHIYVTYSPWNNDSMKNDTGTTSGTTTTTTTTTTTTTAATPAPTSGDIEAVLLVNIKGCGYPPVVDCENFTRDMGYEGAKFPCYYSRVNGSIVMASYNREAHVATIIHLFAAPLVVTLATSVALCVMHCDCRCTPPPRHPPRGMRMHRANDLRILLLDEAENVFDLKKNEG; encoded by the exons ATGCGTGGAAGCAGCTCGGATCTTCTGTTGGAGGCGAGCTGCGGGCACTGTCACTGTCATTGTCAGTGCCAGTGCCAGAAcgattatcatcatcatcatcgtcgttattACGGACAACAGAGCCTCGGAAGCTCGAGCGTAGGAGGCGATATTGGAGacggaggtggaggtggaggagaaagTGGTAGCGATcgccatcaccaccactatcatcaccatcatcatcatcatcgtcaagAACGatacaagaagaaaaacgaggcACGTGAGTCAAAGGAACGAGAATTACGTCGTCGCAAACTGTTGGAGTTAGGATTTGGCGCTGCGAGGCGCCGACCGCCACGGCGTACCTGCCGTCAGCGGCTAAACTTTTACGCGACCTCGGCGTTGGCCTTCGTCGCGACCTCAGGCGGCGCCGCCCTCCTCTTCCTGGTACCGCTTTACGTTGATCCAGCGATCAGTACATTAGCCGCCGATTTCTCACCGGAACCGGTTATCTGCACGACCTCCAGACGAGAGGAACTTTGGGGTCTTTTCAATTGCACTTGGAGTTCTTGCCGGGAGGGATGTACCAGTGACGTTTACAggtgtacacatatatacgtcaCATATTCACCTTGGAACAACGATAGTATGAAAAACGATACGGGAACAACTAGTGGCACTACTacgactactactacaacCACAACTACGACCACCGCTGCTACTCCTG CACCAACGAGTGGCGACATCGAGGCGGTACTTCTTGTTAACATCAAGGGCTGCGGTTATCCACCGGTCGTAGATTGTGAGAATTTTACTCGTGACATGGGTTACGAGGGTGCAAAGTTTCCGTGTTACTACAGTCGCGTTAATGGCAGCATCGTGATGGCATCTTATAATAGGGAGGCGCATGTAGCTACGATCATTCATCTCTTCGCGGCACCCTTGGTTGTAACTCTTGCAACTAGCGTCGCCCTTTGCGTCATGCATTGTGACTGCAGGTGCACGCCACCCCCGCGACATCCGCCGCGTGGTATGAGAATGCACAGAGCTAACGATCTCAG
- the LOC124950028 gene encoding uncharacterized protein LOC124950028 isoform X5, protein MRGSSSDLLLEASCGHCHCHCQCQCQNDYHHHHRRYYGQQSLGSSSVGGDIGDGGGGGGESGSDRHHHHYHHHHHHHRQERYKKKNEARESKERELRRRKLLELGFGAARRRPPRRTCRQRLNFYATSALAFVATSGGAALLFLVPLYVDPAISTLAADFSPEPVICTTSRREELWGLFNCTWSSCREGCTSDVYRCTHIYVTYSPWNNDSMKNDTGTTSGTTTTTTTTTTTTTAATPAPTSGDIEAVLLVNIKGCGYPPVVDCENFTRDMGYEGAKFPCYYSRVNGSIVMASYNREAHVATIIHLFAAPLVVTLATSVALCVMHCDCRCTPPPRHPPRGMRMHRANDLS, encoded by the exons ATGCGTGGAAGCAGCTCGGATCTTCTGTTGGAGGCGAGCTGCGGGCACTGTCACTGTCATTGTCAGTGCCAGTGCCAGAAcgattatcatcatcatcatcgtcgttattACGGACAACAGAGCCTCGGAAGCTCGAGCGTAGGAGGCGATATTGGAGacggaggtggaggtggaggagaaagTGGTAGCGATcgccatcaccaccactatcatcaccatcatcatcatcatcgtcaagAACGatacaagaagaaaaacgaggcACGTGAGTCAAAGGAACGAGAATTACGTCGTCGCAAACTGTTGGAGTTAGGATTTGGCGCTGCGAGGCGCCGACCGCCACGGCGTACCTGCCGTCAGCGGCTAAACTTTTACGCGACCTCGGCGTTGGCCTTCGTCGCGACCTCAGGCGGCGCCGCCCTCCTCTTCCTGGTACCGCTTTACGTTGATCCAGCGATCAGTACATTAGCCGCCGATTTCTCACCGGAACCGGTTATCTGCACGACCTCCAGACGAGAGGAACTTTGGGGTCTTTTCAATTGCACTTGGAGTTCTTGCCGGGAGGGATGTACCAGTGACGTTTACAggtgtacacatatatacgtcaCATATTCACCTTGGAACAACGATAGTATGAAAAACGATACGGGAACAACTAGTGGCACTACTacgactactactacaacCACAACTACGACCACCGCTGCTACTCCTG CACCAACGAGTGGCGACATCGAGGCGGTACTTCTTGTTAACATCAAGGGCTGCGGTTATCCACCGGTCGTAGATTGTGAGAATTTTACTCGTGACATGGGTTACGAGGGTGCAAAGTTTCCGTGTTACTACAGTCGCGTTAATGGCAGCATCGTGATGGCATCTTATAATAGGGAGGCGCATGTAGCTACGATCATTCATCTCTTCGCGGCACCCTTGGTTGTAACTCTTGCAACTAGCGTCGCCCTTTGCGTCATGCATTGTGACTGCAGGTGCACGCCACCCCCGCGACATCCGCCGCGTGGTATGAGAATGCACAGAGCTAACGATCTCAG
- the LOC124950028 gene encoding uncharacterized protein LOC124950028 isoform X4, producing MRGSSSDLLLEASCGHCHCHCQCQCQNDYHHHHRRYYGQQSLGSSSVGGDIGDGGGGGGESGSDRHHHHYHHHHHHHRQERYKKKNEARESKERELRRRKLLELGFGAARRRPPRRTCRQRLNFYATSALAFVATSGGAALLFLVPLYVDPAISTLAADFSPEPVICTTSRREELWGLFNCTWSSCREGCTSDVYRCTHIYVTYSPWNNDSMKNDTGTTSGTTTTTTTTTTTTTAATPAPTSGDIEAVLLVNIKGCGYPPVVDCENFTRDMGYEGAKFPCYYSRVNGSIVMASYNREAHVATIIHLFAAPLVVTLATSVALCVMHCDCRCTPPPRHPPRGMRMHRANDLRCW from the exons ATGCGTGGAAGCAGCTCGGATCTTCTGTTGGAGGCGAGCTGCGGGCACTGTCACTGTCATTGTCAGTGCCAGTGCCAGAAcgattatcatcatcatcatcgtcgttattACGGACAACAGAGCCTCGGAAGCTCGAGCGTAGGAGGCGATATTGGAGacggaggtggaggtggaggagaaagTGGTAGCGATcgccatcaccaccactatcatcaccatcatcatcatcatcgtcaagAACGatacaagaagaaaaacgaggcACGTGAGTCAAAGGAACGAGAATTACGTCGTCGCAAACTGTTGGAGTTAGGATTTGGCGCTGCGAGGCGCCGACCGCCACGGCGTACCTGCCGTCAGCGGCTAAACTTTTACGCGACCTCGGCGTTGGCCTTCGTCGCGACCTCAGGCGGCGCCGCCCTCCTCTTCCTGGTACCGCTTTACGTTGATCCAGCGATCAGTACATTAGCCGCCGATTTCTCACCGGAACCGGTTATCTGCACGACCTCCAGACGAGAGGAACTTTGGGGTCTTTTCAATTGCACTTGGAGTTCTTGCCGGGAGGGATGTACCAGTGACGTTTACAggtgtacacatatatacgtcaCATATTCACCTTGGAACAACGATAGTATGAAAAACGATACGGGAACAACTAGTGGCACTACTacgactactactacaacCACAACTACGACCACCGCTGCTACTCCTG CACCAACGAGTGGCGACATCGAGGCGGTACTTCTTGTTAACATCAAGGGCTGCGGTTATCCACCGGTCGTAGATTGTGAGAATTTTACTCGTGACATGGGTTACGAGGGTGCAAAGTTTCCGTGTTACTACAGTCGCGTTAATGGCAGCATCGTGATGGCATCTTATAATAGGGAGGCGCATGTAGCTACGATCATTCATCTCTTCGCGGCACCCTTGGTTGTAACTCTTGCAACTAGCGTCGCCCTTTGCGTCATGCATTGTGACTGCAGGTGCACGCCACCCCCGCGACATCCGCCGCGTGGTATGAGAATGCACAGAGCTAACGATCTCAG